CGCCGAGCAGAAGAACTCAGACCCGAATGCGAGCAATGTAGGAGGACCCGGGGGAAACTCCGCCAACTAGGAGGCCGCCACGCGTCCCGCGTCGCGAGCAGCATCGAACACGACAAGGAGCGCTCAAGACGAGTTTTCCAGGCGCAAGTGTGTACTTGTGACAGTGTAAAGCAGCGCAAGGTGAAGGCCAAGTAGCAAAAAGAAGAAGGGGTCTGCGGTTTCCACCCCCGCCACGGTTCGCCTACCTCTCTCTACCCCTTCCGGCTTTCGCTCTTGTTTCCGGAGAAGAAGGAATGCAACTCGTCCAAGTCGTGCAGGAACCGCTTAATAGTCCTTGGCAAGTCTTGCTTCTGCGTCCCCACAATCTCCACACAACGCTCAAGAACGTTGCCCTCAAAATCCGCTTTTGAGACTAGCTTGAACGTATCAGCAGGGGGAGGCTGATTCTTCTTTTTTGCTTTCCTTGCAAGTTTCCACTTCCTGAATAACTCCTCGACCCTGCCAGGCACCGCTCGCTCCTCCACCCCGAGAAGCGAACAAAGCGCGCGAATAAGCTCCTCTTCCTCCAACACTAAGCGCTCGGCAGCGGCGCCGGCAGCGAACTCCAACCGAATAACGCCGTCTTGCACCTTTGTGCACTTAAGGAGCTTGATGCGCACCGCCTCCCCCGTCAAGTCAAGATGCGTCCCTCCGCACGCCTCAACATCAACACCCTTGATGTGCACAATCCTCAGCATCTTTCCCGGCACGGCGCCCCCTTGGTAGATGTCAAAACCAAACATCGCCTCAGCAACGTTTCTAGGCAGAAACATCTTTTCTACAGGAATGTTTTGCTCGACAATCCTGTTCGCCACCCGCTCGATTTCCTTCAACTCCTGCTCGCTAGGAATCTCCCAATGCGTCACGTCAATCCTGGCCTTCTCCAACGTCTTTGCAGCACCCGCTTGAAAAATATGATCCCCTAGCACCTTTTTCGCCGCGGCGTTCATAATGTGCGTCGCTGTGTGATGCTGTGTGAGCTGGACTCTCCGCTCTTTATCAATGCGCCCCTGCACGAGCTGCCCAATCCTGAACGTGACCTCCTTCTCCAACTCGTGCACCACAACCCCGTCCTGCTTGAAGACGTCGCGCACTCGCACCCCTGCGAGGGTTCCTTCGTCATGCAGTTGCCCCCCGCTGGTTGGGTAAAACGCAGTCCGATCGAGGACGACAAAGTTTCCCTTCGCAAAAACAACATGCCCTTCGAAATCAACGTAGTCATAATGATCGTAATAGAGACAAATCGTTTTTGGAACATCTCCTAAGGAAATGCGCTTCTCCTTTCGTGTCTGCACCTCCTGAACCCTTCGTTCATGGCGCTCAGCCACCTTTGCAAAGAAATTATCCGGCACGCGGACGTCAACGCCTTTTTGCTTGGCCGCCTCAACAACTTCTTGAGGGGTAACACCGTGGCTATCGTATAAGTCAAGCAAGACAGACTCGGAAAACACGTTCTTGGAGACAACAGACTCAACCAATCGACGCGTTCTTTTCTTGTGCTCTACAAACTTCTTCTTCTCAACGTCCAAGATAGTCTTGACCTGCCCAATCTTGCTCAAGAGTTCTGGAAATAAGGGCTCGAGCTCCCTTGCGTGCCACTCGGCCACTTCGCCCAAGTTGATATCCCACCCGAACTGCTCACAAAAGCCCAATGCCCGCCGCAAGATGACGCGCAAATTATACCCGC
Above is a genomic segment from Candidatus Woesearchaeota archaeon containing:
- the alaS gene encoding alanine--tRNA ligase, with amino-acid sequence MSTRSAGKNEAGAQGEIAPVSDKEAKRQFKKEAEKSPEQFYPVEALKKEGFVRKTCTSCGTRFWSVHEEQGRCGDPACSGGFRFIGQSPAKKKLSYVEVWKRFAKVHERFGYTPVRRYPVVARWNPTTEFTIASIAAFQPFVVSGEVDPPANPLTIPQFCLRFGDVDNVGITGHNVGFVMMGEHAFTPPDAFDINTYFSHHLSWLRDGLGVPVEELTIHEDAWAGGGNVGSCVEFFSRGLELSNQVYMQFEQTPRGLRKLKIGVLDMGQGQERAAWFTQGCATNYDAAFPGVMKRLYRKTGLAPDEAFMRSFLPVASYLNVDEVEDVEKAWIGVAKKVGLDVVSLRERVLPIAALYSVAEHTRALLVALADNALPSNVGGGYNLRVILRRALGFCEQFGWDINLGEVAEWHARELEPLFPELLSKIGQVKTILDVEKKKFVEHKKRTRRLVESVVSKNVFSESVLLDLYDSHGVTPQEVVEAAKQKGVDVRVPDNFFAKVAERHERRVQEVQTRKEKRISLGDVPKTICLYYDHYDYVDFEGHVVFAKGNFVVLDRTAFYPTSGGQLHDEGTLAGVRVRDVFKQDGVVVHELEKEVTFRIGQLVQGRIDKERRVQLTQHHTATHIMNAAAKKVLGDHIFQAGAAKTLEKARIDVTHWEIPSEQELKEIERVANRIVEQNIPVEKMFLPRNVAEAMFGFDIYQGGAVPGKMLRIVHIKGVDVEACGGTHLDLTGEAVRIKLLKCTKVQDGVIRLEFAAGAAAERLVLEEEELIRALCSLLGVEERAVPGRVEELFRKWKLARKAKKKNQPPPADTFKLVSKADFEGNVLERCVEIVGTQKQDLPRTIKRFLHDLDELHSFFSGNKSESRKG